A DNA window from Fragaria vesca subsp. vesca linkage group LG3, FraVesHawaii_1.0, whole genome shotgun sequence contains the following coding sequences:
- the LOC101312903 gene encoding BAG family molecular chaperone regulator 5, mitochondrial-like, with protein MKTSHRPRLGFSSSSTTTTVTYTLRNDQPAPPTSTQIPIQSSETPIPITVHVPQSAAAVKIQSAYRSHLIRNLYKTIAAVHSEADEFQRLIQRQETVDAVRSSEREKLRMNEALMKLLLKLDSVPGVDPAVREARRKVSRRIVGLQEILDAIVQVDVDGFWGCGGGFGRDYWNDVVAEMEEGVCRERGGEEMERFCAEHLGFRCLQRFLSQP; from the coding sequence ATGAAAACTTCTCACCGTCCCAGACTCGGCTTCTCCTCCTCTTCCACCACCACCACCGTCACCTACACTCTCCGTAATGACCAACCTGCCCCTCCCACCTCCACCCAAATCCCCATTCAGTCCTCCGAAACCCCGATTCCGATCACCGTACATGTTCCTCAGTCCGCCGCCGCCGTCAAAATCCAGTCGGCCTACCGGAGCCACTTGATCCGCAACCTCTACAAGACAATCGCGGCCGTCCATTCCGAGGCCGACGAGTTCCAGCGCCTGATCCAACGGCAGGAGACAGTCGACGCCGTGAGGAGCAGCGAGCGCGAGAAGCTGAGGATGAACGAGGCGCTGATGAAGCTGCTGCTGAAGCTGGACTCGGTTCCCGGGGTGGACCCCGCGGTGAGGGAGGCGAGGAGGAAGGTGAGCCGTCGGATCGTGGGGCTGCAGGAGATTTTGGACGCGATTGTTCAGGTAGACGTGGACGGGTTCTGGGGGTGCGGCGGTGGGTTTGGGAGGGACTACTGGAACGACGTCGTGGCGGAGATGGAGGAGGGGGTGTGTAGGGAGAGAGGAGGTGAGGAAATGGAGAGGTTTTGTGCTGAGCATTTGGGGTTTCGTTGCTTACAGAGGTTTCTTAGTCAGCCCTGA
- the LOC101313189 gene encoding uncharacterized protein LOC101313189 produces MGFAVTTLIFAMVGVIASLMVRICCSRGASANLLHLTLVITAVVCCWMMWAIVYVAQMKPLIVPILSDGE; encoded by the exons ATGGGTTTTGCGGTGACAACTCTAATCTTTGCAATGGTGGGCGTAATTGCTTCGCTTATGGTCAGAATCTGCTGCAGCAGAGGCGCTTCTGCTAATCT GCTCCACCTTACATTAGTTATTACTGCAGTAGTGTGCTGCTGGATGAT GTGGGCAATTGTATACGTTGCACAGATGAAACCACTTATTGTTCCAATCCTAAGTGACGGAGAGTAA
- the LOC101312609 gene encoding fumarylacetoacetase-like — protein MALTSFVEVDPSSHFPIQNLPFGVFKPEPASPARPGVAIGDYVLDLSAVAAAGLFNGPILSNSDCFHQPNLNKFLELGRPAWKEARATLQKLLSSTEPTLRDNESLKQKSLIPMSKVEMLVPMAIGDYTDFFSSMHHAKNCGTMFRGPQNAIPPNWFHLPIAYHGRASSIVISGTDITRPRGQGAPSGNSAPYFGPSLKLDFELEMAAVVGPGNELGKPVDVNEAADHIFGLVLMNDWSARDIQAWEYVPLGPFLGKSFGTTVSPWIVTLEALEPFSCDAPKQDPHPLPYLAEKVSKNYDITLEVQIKPAGEKDSSVVTKSNFNHLYWTLTQQLAHHTINGCNLRPGDLLGTGTISGPEPESYGCLLELTWNGQKQLSLNGVTRKFLEDGDEVIITGFSKGNGYNVGFGTCSGKIVPPP, from the exons ATGGCTCTCACTTCCTTTGTCGAAGTCGACCCGAGCTCTCACTTCCCCATACAGAACCTCCCATTCGGAGTGTTCAAGCCCGAACCGGCTTCACCGGCTCGACCGGGCGTGGCCATCGGTGATTACGTGTTGGACTTGTCCGCTGTCGCCGCCGCCGGTCTCTTCAACGGTCCGATCCTCTCCAACTCCGATTGCTTTCATCAG CCTAATCTGAACAAGTTCTTGGAGCTGGGACGACCTGCGTGGAAGGAAGCTCGTGCTACACTACAGAAGCTACTTTCAT CTACTGAGCCGACATTGCGTGACAATGAAAGTTTAAAGCAGAAATCACTGATTCCTATG AGCAAGGTGGAAATGCTGGTTCCTATGGCGATTGGGGACTATACGGACTTCTTCTCATCGATGCATCACGCGAAGAACTGCGGGACCATGTTTCGTGGTCCTCAGAATGCAATTCCACCGAACTG GTTTCACCTACCAATAGCATATCATGGACGAGCTTCGTCGATTGTTATCTCAGGAACAGACATTACTCGACCCAG AGGTCAAGGAGCTCCTAGTGGAAACTCTGCACCATATTTTGGTCCCTCATTGAAACTAGATTTTGAGCTTGAAATG GCTGCTGTAGTTGGTCCTGGTAATGAATTAGGAAAGCCGGTGGATGTGAATGAGGCAGCAGATCACATTTTTGGACTTGTCTTGATGAATGACTGGAGTG CAAGAGATATCCAGGCATGGGAATATGTTCCCCTTGGGCCTTTCCTTGGAAAGAGTTTTG GCACTACAGTATCCCCTTGGATAGTGACACTCGAAGCTCTGGAACCATTTTCCTGTGATGCTCCCAAACAG GACCCCCATCCATTGCCTTATCTAGCTGAAAAGGTCTCCAAAAATTATGATATAACGTTGGAG GTTCAAATTAAACCAGCTGGAGAGAAAGACTCTTCTGTGGTCACAAAGAGTAATTTCAATCATTT ATATTGGACCCTTACTCAGCAGCTAGCACACCACACTATCAATGGTTGCAACTTGAGGCCTGGAGATCTCCTTGGAACTGGAACCATCAGTGGACCT GAGCCAGAATCTTATGGATGCTTGCTAGAGTTGACATGGAATGGACAAAAGCAGTTGTCATTGAATGGTGTCACTCGTAAATTCCTTGAAGATGGAGATGAAGTCATCATCACTGGTTTTAGCAAG GGAAATGGCTACAATGTTGGGTTTGGAACATGCTCCGGAAAAATTGTCCCACCTCCTTGA